The genomic window GGGTAATATCCGTTACGTAACCTACGATATTTTGATCCTGCTCATTCCGGATGAATAAACAGCTTACCTTGTTTTTCGCCATGATCCGCGCGGCTTCAAAAATCGGGGTGCTTCCGGTACACGAAACGATATCTTTAAAAGCAATGCTTTCTATTTTCCTTGAATACAACTGGTCTGCCGCAAAATAACTTTCCTCAAAAGATGCCGGTGTTTTTACAAAATGCGCGAACTCTTCATCCAGCATTTTCTTCCCGAAATCGGCAGTGAAATAATGAAAAAAATCTTCATAAGCATTACAGAGCTCGGTAAATTCTTTTTTAGGAAGCGTGTACACGACGGTTCCTTTTTTCGCCATTACAGATTTTAAAGCCCGGACCCTGTTCAGCACCACGGAGATTCCCCCGAAACAGTACGGTGAATGGTGAATTTCGATACACCTTTTATTTTGGGAGGCATCAAAGAAAAACGTTTCGTACTCTCCTTCCATAATGACATCCACGCCCTGCATTTCGGTAACTTCCTGGCGATAAGCCAGTGTTTCTTTAGGAAATGTTTTCTTCTGCATGCTTTCGGAAACTTCCTGCAGCACGCTTTCCGGCAAAAGGCTGAAAGGCGGTGTTTTCTGTAAAAGCGGGATCAGATGTTCCATAGGTTGATTATCATTTTAAAACGGGAAAGTGTAATTTTTCTGTGATCAGATCGTGTTTTTCTTCAAGATCATTTTGGGATAACTGGTTCTGCCGGCGGATTTCAAAAAAGCAACGGGCCGTCATTTCTGCATCGATGATCGCATTATGGGAAGGTTCTGATTTATCATTTAAAAGGAGCCGATAGAGCTGCGGCAGACGCATGCCCGTTTCTGAAGCTCCGGACCTGTACTGCCTGCTTTTCAGCATCGTACAGTACAACCGGCTGTTTTGGAAAGGATTCGGCAGCCCCGCCCTGAAGTAATCTGCAGACAAAGTATGAAGGTCGAATTCGAGGAAATGACCTACGATCAAAGGATGATATTTTACGATGTCTTCAGTAAGACGGGTCAATACTTCCCTCCTGCTTTTACCACGGGATCTCAGGAATTCTTCGGTAATGCCATGAATCCTGAAGGATCCTTCGCTGATCACCAGATCCTCTTCAAAAATGTATTGGTCTTCCTTTTTGATCTCCGTTCCGTCTTCCGAACAGATGATCCAGGAAACCTGAACCGCTGAGGGCCAGTTTCCGGTGTCGGAATACGGGAGATCCCACCGTTTGGGAACTGCCGTGGTTTCCGTATCGATAAATAGGAGGTAAGGATTCACAGAAATGGTTTTGATACAAATGTAGTGATATTGATCTTTTTACCAGTATGTTGATTCGCTATAATTTCACATTTTTTAATACATTTTAAACTTTAATCTTAAATATGCATTAGTGGATTTAGCAGACTTTTGAACCATCTTGAAACAGTAAAATAATTGCTCCGGAGAAACAGTATCTGTGCAGTATTTTTATTGGTTGAAGTCATCGGAACTCCGGCGGAGTTCTATCTTTTTACAGTATGCCGTTTACTTAGCAAGCGTTTCTTAGATAGCACACCTATGGCGTGCTCAATATATGCTTCTGGTAATATGCTACACAGATAATTTTCCTACGGAA from Chryseobacterium sp. SORGH_AS_0447 includes these protein-coding regions:
- a CDS encoding 3'-5' exonuclease, giving the protein MNPYLLFIDTETTAVPKRWDLPYSDTGNWPSAVQVSWIICSEDGTEIKKEDQYIFEEDLVISEGSFRIHGITEEFLRSRGKSRREVLTRLTEDIVKYHPLIVGHFLEFDLHTLSADYFRAGLPNPFQNSRLYCTMLKSRQYRSGASETGMRLPQLYRLLLNDKSEPSHNAIIDAEMTARCFFEIRRQNQLSQNDLEEKHDLITEKLHFPVLK